A region of the Sphaerodactylus townsendi isolate TG3544 linkage group LG15, MPM_Stown_v2.3, whole genome shotgun sequence genome:
ccctctctcggcacacacaaataattagtaacctactctcgggaacctgtgaaaacctgctggatcccacctctggctaacaCCTCAAATGGATGCTTTGTCTATGGTGAAGGAAGAAGAAACACTGTCCACATATTCAGAAATAGTGTCTCCCACCAACCAGCTTCCTGTGCAGGACTGGTAACTGATAAATATGCAAAATTAAGGGTTTACATTCCAATACCAATGTAAAGATTCTGTTTAAGAGGGAGGCATACAAAATGTAGTCCTGAAAGTCTTTCTGTACAGCCAGTACAAAATTCTGATAAAATAACAGATGGTTCAGATTTAATTGTTAAGGAAGAAAGCAAGGACTGAGATTCTAATTCTTTCTGGCTGCAggtagcattttgaaaatgttgaggATGAAGACAAAGTTAAAACATCAGTGTACCTGGCACCTCAGAGTTTCAGAGGCAAATGGAAAGGTCCCTGCTTCCAAGAGCTTGCAATTTAAAATAggacactggggaaaaaaacccagtggtgttgggggaagggaagagacaaCAGTAATGAATGTGAAGATATGATGCTTTTTAAAGTACCAATGCTTAAACAATAATTCCTCCTTACCCTGTCTTTTAACTGAAGGATGCAGACTTTAAAAGCCATATTTATGGTTTACTTGTAGCCTGAGGACATGATTTATAGATATCATTTCAAGCTTCTGAATGTTGTATTTATGCTCTGGTTTGTAGTGGATGCCACCATAAAATGGCTTCTGAGGATGGGTGGgaatcagtcacaaaatggctgccattgtggCAGAGCCAATGACAAGATATTGAAGGTTACACAAACCACTGGGTGGTTACAAGCCAAGAGTGCTCCTATAATGGAGGCAACTGTTTCCAAATGGGTGTTCCCTGCAGACATAAAGGTGTGTCTGCTCAAGGCTTCTGAAACACTGGCTGCTCCACTGAGGTGGAAGTCAGAATTGATTATTcattggagggggaaaggaagtagGCACCAGGAAACACTGGTGGGTACCATGACGACCAtggacatagggttgccaacctccaggtaggttctcccagaatttcaactgatctactGACTACAGAGATGTTTCCCTGGGAAAATTGGCTGTTTTGGTgggtggactttataccccactgaggccctttcctttccccaagccctgtcctccccaccccaccaggttCCACCcataaatctccatgaatttcccaacttggatttgGCAGTCTCACATGGACACCATATTGGGGATCACTGCTGTAGTTCTTGACCTTTTCTTCATTGGCAGTTTGTCACCAATCCACAGATATTCCAGTCTCCCCACACAGTGCCTTCGGGATCTCCAAGAAGGGCACCTAGAGAGGCACCTTCAGAGAAGTTTATTTGCCTGCATTTCCTATCCTGGTTGTATTTTGCAGTTTCTGCTTGAAAGGGGAAATTATGGATGGCAAGACACCTGTGGTCATCGACTATACTCCATACCTGAAGTTTACACAGAGGTAACAACTACTGAATGAGGGGATAGTTTGGGGGGAATGCAAAGTTTAGTGCCTAGAGGAACCCTGAACCAGGTGAatccagagagagagggggagagagggagagcaaaTGCCCAGTTTTAATAGGGAAAATCTTAAGAGTCTCTGGTCTGAGATATTAATATAAAACATCCTATGTTGTGTTGAGAGCCGTtgcggtgttgtggttaagatgtcagactaggcTAGGgactaggaaacccaggttcaaatccccactcacccaATGGAACCTTgcgaggtgaccttgggccagtcacatactctcagcctcaaccctggctagcagtggcgtagcgccaaggggatggggggcgcaCAACGCACCGGGCCTGCGCTgatgtgggggcgtggcgggggcattctggagtatggtgtggcaggggcataggACATATGTGTGCCCCCGGTACATTTCCCCCACGCTCCGGCCCTGCTGGCTAGTGTTTGggcgggagacctccaaggaaaccAGGATTGtgatgcacaggcaggcaatggcaagtcacctctgaacatctcttgccttgaacatcctACAGGGTTGACAtaaatcaggtgtgacttgacggcaaaaacaTTGTTGCGCTAGATGCCAGTGTCAAATATCTCTGTTCTTAAATATTGGACACCATGaggaaataacaactgaagctGTTCCCACAAGGGACTGTGTAATCAGTTTTTCCATGTCTATAATTGAGTCACAAATCTTACATGAGCTAAAACGTTTATTGAATTGAAAGATTCAGCTTTCTGCCCCATATTAATCACCTCCACTGAAATGATTCATTTCAGAATGAGGCTGCATCGGACTGTGGAAAGATGTTTCGAATGGACTGGCACCACTTAAAACTAGAAGTGAGGCTGGGCCACCATTCAGTGCTCTCACgttttttcaaaaaagcttcTGCAAGTGGCAAATTAATAGTGAGGAGATGGAAGGGACAGTaggaagttttctttcttttgtttttaatgtgggAGAGCATTCAAAAATGGTAACCTTTCCACTTCTAATCTGAAATGGTAGAGCTCACCATTATTGCTTTGGGATTATACCACCTCATtctgctgcctgtgttccctcTGATCTGAAAAGTGTTCTTTAGCAGGAGCTATAAAAACACCCCATACGCTTTCTTGTGTCAAGGAGTAGGGAACTGTTCGCCCTCTGAACATCTCACATTCTTCACCCAGACTGTCTCACTCTCTCTGGACAGCTACGATTACCTGAGCGATGAGGAGGAACGACGCAGCTTGGAGAGCAGTACCAGTGAGGACAGCTCTCCTGACCACCCCTACTTACCCTTGATGGCTGTGGAAGACAGCTGGTACAACAAATGGCGTAAGATGGAGCAGAAGTTTCGCATTGTGTACGCACAAAAGGTACGTAGGCTGTGCTGGAATGGATGGAAGAGAGCCATCTGAAATGGGATTAGGTGAAGacggaggtcatgtggctggatTGGAGGGGTTTGATTGGAGGTGCCAGCTACCAACCCTGGATGGTGTGCAGCTATCTGCTGCATCGACCGTTAAGAGTCCAGGAGTGTTTCTGGATGCCTTCTTATCCTTGGGTGCCCAGTTAGCACACCCACTGCTCGAGTGGTGTTTTTTCATCGACGCCAGGTGAAGCAGTTGGCACCCTATCTTTCCCAGACtaatctagccactgtgatccatgtgacagtcacctctaggctggagtactgcaatttgctctacacagggctgcccttgggtGCATTCAGGAAGCTCCTGTTCACTCCGAATGCAGCAGCTCTTCATAGCAGACGCAAAGCcaacctgtgctccaccagctgctctGGCTTTGGGTGGAGTGTTTAGATATATGTTTGGGTGGAGTGTTTAAAtatatgtttagatatttgaagggatgtcatgtcgaagagggagcaaacttgttttctgctgcctcagagactaggacacggagtaatggattcaacgtgcaggaaaagagattccacctaaacatcaggaagaacttcctgacatgagggctattcgacagtggaatgtactgccttggagtgtggtggagtctccttctttggaggtttttaaacagaggctggatgatcatatgtcaggagtgctttgattgtgtgttcctgcatggcaggggattggacttgatggcccttgtggtctcttccaactctatgattctacttgtACTAACGAACAAAGTTCTAAATGGTCTGCCTACTTCCCTATGTACCTATGGGACCGTCTTTTCTGGTACGTCCACCAAAGATCAGTGAATTccaatcttctggtgatccctggccccaaggaaaTCCAGCTTGCCTGAACCAGGTCCAGGGCTGTCTCCCCCCTGGCCcgagcctggtggaacactctgtctgaggagaccagggccctgcgggacttaatgcagttctgcagggcctgtgagacaTAGCGGTTCCACCAGGCAAGTACAGTTAACATCCACTCCACTGACATCAGTTAAGATCCCCTCAGTGTGGTGGGTTCTCTGCTGAAAGATGTAGAACACAAAGGCCATCTTGGTAGGTCATGATTTTATTGGAtgtatgttatttattgttttatatgtatgttttatggATGTTGTAAGCAGTCCTAGGCCCAAAGGAAGAGGGGTGGCAtactaaatgtaataaataaatagagctcTCAGATGGCAGGGCACAGCTCTCTGTTAGTTCCCCTTCATTTTGGGGATCTGTGCACGTATATGTCCCTAAACTCTCTAAGATCTCCCCAAGCAGCAGGAAATAGGTCAGAAAGAGCATGAGAAATAGCAGGAACCCTGTCCCCAAATTTCAACAGCGTAACTCCTATCCAGGGGTAGGATTgacaactctgagttgggaaatccctggaggttttgtgggggggaggggtgatgaaggttggggagggtggggtttgggttagggccgtggtggcaaacctttggcactccagatgttatggactacaattcccagcagcccctgccagcatggccaattggccatactggcaggggctgatgggaattgtagttcctaacatctggagtgccaaagggtcacCACCACTGGGTCAGGGGATTaaagggacctcaacagggtataatgtcatagaatccactttccaaagtggccattttcttagGGGGatggatttctgttgcctggagatcagtggttaTCCCAGAGAACTCTACCtatcacctggagcttggcaactctacccaggagtgagatcccccccccccccacacacacacacacaggtcagGTTCCACAGCAAATATTAGAGTAGCTTTGCTGGAAATAAAGATTTGGGACTATAATGAAGATTTGCAAAATGTATCCTGAGCTGAAACAGATATTCAAGAGTCTAAAAAACATGGGAGTTTTAGGGTTTAAAACATGTCAGAAGTTTCATGAAGAAGCCAGCCCCTATTCAGcaaaccaatgtggtgtagtggttaagaatggtggactggaATCTGGTGAACCGGACTTGAGTCCTCTCTCCTCCACGTGAGCTGTTGTCTGGTGAactgttcctccacatgatgcctggtggatgactttggactagtcacagttctctcagaaccgtctcaaccccgcctacctcacaaggtgtctgttgtggggagaggaagggaaaggagtgtataagtagccttgagtctccttacaatccaaacttttcttttcttcagaACCTGGAAGCTATAATGATCTTTCTCTCGCTCCCCAGTATCTGAATAAGTTTGCTTTTCTGCAGAATTTGCTTTTTTTTGGTTAAGCAAAATGTGTAATTGAAAACGGAGTAGGGGCTCTTGATGTATAAACTCATATCTCAAGTGTGAAACAATAGGAGAAAATCACATGAAGGTACTCCCTTCTCCTGAAACATTGTCCTGCGTCTCCCCAGCGATGTGCAAATCACTTCACAAAACTGAATATGATTGTCAGAGACAATTTATCCCTTGACCTGGGATGAACCAGAGTAAATATAGAATCACCAGGCTGGTGATTCTATTTTTTCTTGAATGCCCAACCTGACATATAAAAGAAGTTGTTACATCTGTTTTGCATTTACAAGCAAGATTCCTACATTTATACTAATTTTTGGTGGTAAATTGCTTTGTTTCTTGCACCTTCCAGACACATTTAttgatgtagaccaggggtctgcaacctgtggctctccagttatAGATCGTTTGACCTATATACTTATTAGACTatattgcaatatatatatatatatacacactcgcctccaaatgggacctggagatctcttggaaccACTcctcatctccagacgacagagatccgttccccttgagaaaatggatgccttggagggtagactttTTGCTGTTgtcccccactgaggtccctgttctccccaggctccactcccaacctcccccccccccccaatggcagcATGTTCTTGCTTCCCTGGCCAACTTCTGCAAAGTAGTCTTCTCCactgatttcacctttcagctgATAATAAtgcattccccccgcccccttcatgGAACACCTGTGTCTCGTGCCCCAGGGCTACCTGGAAGAGCTTGTTCGGCTCAGAGAGTCCCAGCTAAAGGACCTGGAGGCGGAGAACAGGCGGCTGCAGTTGAGGCTGGAAGAGGTGAAAGTGCAGAACCAGCTTGAGAAACGGGAGCTGGAGGGCGTCATCCTGGAACTGCAGGAGCAGCTGTAAGTAGGCCAAGCCCCTGGGCCTCTTCTCACATGAACACAAGTGAAGTTGCCTGATACAGAATCAAACCATTAGTCCATCGAGCTCCGTTTTGGCTACTCAGACTGGCTGTAGCTTTCCCAGGGGTCAGGTGGGGGTCATTTCCCATTACCTTCTGTCTGGTCTTTTTAGCTGATGAGGCCGGGGCTGGGCCTGAGACTGTCTGCATGGAAATAAGCTCTTCTGGTCAGCTGTAGTCCCTCCCCTCCTACTGAACACTGACTGGGCATTACTGGCCTGGCCCACACTGAAAGGGGGGTGTTTTCCTCATACTTAGATTTTCACTCCactctcagaatattttgctcATGAGACTATACAGCAGAAGCCCCATCTGGAATATCCTGAATTACTCCTTTCATAATTACTTTACTTACCTTCGTAGAGGTTAGTTTTATTATCGATCAACACTTACACACTTTTCAGATGTGCACTTTTGCTTTGTAAAATTTCAAAACATGCAGACAGACCACAGTAATTGTattagggagaaaaaaagaaaagaaaatagactGTGGAAGACTGCAGTTTTTTCACCGTAAACAAGGTCATGTTCATTTTGTCCAGTTAGAGGTTGAattaaaggggtgggtgggggatggacACTGAACTGTTCTCTGTTTCCCTTGCCTTGAGCTGATGGGCTGCATTCCCTCCTCCTTGATCagacttcccccctcccactctgcCCTCAGGACGGGCCTCATCCCCTCCGAAAACAGCCAGTTTACCCAACTCTCCAAGGAAATGGCTGCACCCCTGGTGAACCAGTGGCCCTCTCTGGGCACTCTGAATGGCAGCGAAGCTCGCTCGGAAGCCAAGATGTACAGAAGGTAAGCGTGGGCATGAACACACCGTTTCTCTTTTGATAAGTTGACtcccagggggaaatggaacaaaaaGGCCACCTAGTCCAGTGGTAATTCTAGAtcagggctctccagatgttcatggactacaacgtgcggctctccagatgttcatggactacctgccagcatggccaattggctaatgggatttgtagtccatgaacatctggagagccgcaggttgcacacccctggtctagacttaCCTATAACCCCAAagctgattctttttttaaagttcctctGATTCTTATGAATCAGCGCTGATTCTTTGAAgtcaactgggggagggggagggaggccaggaagCAGAGGCACCCGAGGGCCCCTACTTATCTTAGCTGGAGGAGGGGGCAGTGACACTCCTGGGCAGCTGGGCCGTGCTATGCCGGGCATGGCGGGGCCGGGCTGAGGGCTCGTGaaggagcagctgggctgggctgccacagctccccaggtgcccccccacgtgatctcATGGGCGGCACCCAGGatcaattgaccccccatgtccctctagcaccgtggtggcgaacctttggcactccagatgttgtggactacaattcccatcagcccctgccagcatggtcaattggccatgctggcaggggctgatcggaattgtagtccataacatctggagtgccaaaggttcgccaccactgctctagcagatacaccactgccagGAAGGAATGGGTCAGCACTCAGTTTTTGTGGCTCTTTCTTCCAAGCCCATAGTAATGCCGAGCATCACTTTGAAGTCAGGAAGGAGttttcctccaggccaaattGGCTAGGGATTCTGGAGGGGTTTTTTGCCTTGCTCTGGGCATACAGCAAGGGTTCACGAGAAAAGtggtgaatttcctgtgttgctcGGGGGTTCGACTGGACGACCCTTGAGACTACCTTGCTGGTAGCATGACACTCTTGGAGCTGCGAGCACAGGACATTACCATCATGTGAGAGAAAGCAAAAGAGTGAGGGTTATGAGCTCActagtggggagggggtgccatgcCTGGAGCACTCGGGGTAACTGAGTCAGGAGATGGGAAGCTCACAGGAGGGGTTGGAGGTATTTGTGCTAAAAATAAATCATTTCCACTTTGCCTTCCCATATAGGTGCTCCAAGATCTTCATGTGTAAGCAATGGGGCAGTTTCCCCCTCTTGCAGAACACAGTCATCTAGTCGAACCCCGTTGTTTTTTTTGAGGCTTTCCATTCCCCAggagcatcattttaaaaaaacattttgggatgcTTTGGGAGATGAGGAAGTTGTGCTTCTGTGCATTCAATTTAGACAGATTCCAACCTAATGTGCatgcaaaggaaaacaaagggTCTGGTGCTCCCATTCTTTACACGTGAAGACTGGTTTGCAAgtagcaaataaatacaataaaagacaGCTCTGTAAGtgctcacaaaccatagaagatgGAATTGCAAGCACAGATCTGAACTTCTTCCTAGAGACCACTCGGATGTCAGATTATTGAATTTGCAACCAACATGGCCATTCAGTTTGCTACGGGGAGTAGAAACCTGTTGTATTTTGGGTAAAGAAAAAATATCCTTGCAGTGCTTGAGGAGGGGCAGTCTTGTGCATTTTAGAGATCCCCATCGCAATCCAGATCTAGATAAAGAAACAAGTTTCTTCTGGAAGATCTGCTGGATCTCATTGGAAAACCTTGGggcaagggcggggggggggaggataaatGCTTTCTTAATGCATGCATAAAGATCAAACAAGGATCCTCAAATTTGTGCATGTTTATACGTTCAACTTAGATTATGTAAAACCTCAAGAACACCTTCTTGACCTTTAAATCTAGCTGAATGAGAGGCAGGGTTTTGAGgtggttggttttgttttgttttttattatgcTGCACCAGTTTGTCAGCCACTTGAGGGACCCTTTGTGACCGGGAAGGTGTAAATTTCAGACAGACAGCATTATAAGCCTCTGCAGGGAAGAGCTTTAATTTTACAGGACAACTTAAATGGCACCAGTGACCAATAAAGTGGTTTCCTCTTAAGAAGACAGAGTAAAAAATGGACCCTTTGGACCAGAGGACATCAGAGCTGGTTTTCTGCCCAGCCGCTCACTGCTTAGACCCTGCTGAGCGTCTTGGGAAGTGTCTGTAGGTGACCGGCTCCGTTTTCTGTCGTTTTCAGGCACAGCTTCATGAGCACCGATCAGCTCTCTGCAGAGATCAGCCTGAGCTCCGATTCACAACGACTGGGAGAGGGGAAGCGTGAAGGGGAGCCCTGGGGACCCCTGGGTAAGCATTTGCACACAGGCTTGGGggaaatccattttttaaaagggaaagtccCCAGGGACCACAGCTGCCTGCAAGTCCTGCCCTGtaagccttcccccctcccctcccctccccccggtgtgtgtgtgtgctgctaggagttgggaaatacccagaggtgggatccaaccagttctcaccacttctctagaagtggtcactaattttttctgaatgccgagaaggggttactaaagcaacctccctgcccaatagggactggaggtgcgtgtgtgcggcagcgccaccgtttgaatcccaccaccatcggaacctgttattaaaatgtttgggtcCCACCCACTGGAAACACCTGCAGATTGTgcggtggaacctggggagggcggggtttggggaaggggagggacttcagcaacatgtaatgccacagaggccaccctccaaagcagcccttttctcttgCTTGTTTGGAGGCAAattcctggaggatggcaactcaaGTTCTGTCTAGTGAGAGAAGAGGCTCTCTGCATATGCTCAGGGATCATCATGGGGCTAAATCCTGACTCAAATGAAAGGGTTCTTTGGGGCAGTAGAACCCCTCGTCCTTTCCAGCTGTGTTCTGGGGCATCCTGACATGCCACGGGAAGTAAATTAACCCAATATGGCAATAACCTAACTTCCTGCCCAAAGGGGAAACTCCTTGCTATGAATCTGCAGAGTTCTGTGCTCTGGCACTGTCTGTTTCCAGTAATTTTCACCCAGGTGCAGAGTTGCCAAGCAGATTTGCAGGTAGCCTCTCTGGACAAGCTACTCTTGTGCTCTTAAGCCACTTCTAGTTTGGAGGCATGCCTTGAATGGGGACAGACTTGGGTGAGCACCCTGGGGCACAGAGGAGCAGGGAGGCTTCTTCCCAAGCCCATGAGACACTCCAACAGCAAATCTTTAGGGTAGGAAGGGTGCGTGTGCCTCCAATTTTAGGGTATGAAAGGAAAGTCTTCTGCTATCCAGAACCAAGCCAGCTACATGTTCAAATGCATAGTTTGAAGTACTTGGCCCTCTCCACTGGCAGTTACTGAAGATCATGGGGGAGAGATACTTCTCACTCCATGAAGCCctctcagaccaggtgctcgggagcagcagcagcagcagcagcaggaggaggaggaggccattgctttcacatcctgcctgtgagctcccaaaggcacctgggtgggccactgcaagtagcagagtgctggactagatggaccctggtctgatccagcaggctagttcttatgttcttatgtaagctaTTTTTATGCTGTGTCATCAGTGTTCAGCCCAAGCTGGCTTGTTATTTTAATGGTAGGTTAACAATACAACGGAGAAGCCAGTCAAACAAGCTGACCTATTCAATCTGTTCACTGAGAAAGGAAACATGTCCTTCATGCTGCGAGACCCTCTGCTTTCTTACATTACTCCTCCAGAGCCTGAGAATTGATTGAGCCCTGTCTGAAGCGTAGCTTCTGTTAGAAGAGACACTGGCCCACGGTCCCCCTCCACTACCACCAACTGCTGTGCTCTGCAGCACATGCAAAAATGAAGGACCCTCATTTTCAGGATTAAACCTAGATACTGTGCCATTGCGAAATAAATGAGGAAGAGGATGACGGTCACCTTCTTTTAGCTCCTGTTTTAAGGAGCATCTCTCTGAAGCCGtgcccatttttcttttctccccaggAAAGGATCCGACTCCTTCCATGCTCGGCCTCTGCGGCTCCTTGGCCTCCCTGCCCAGCTGCAAGTCCTTAGCCAGCCTAAAATCCAACGAATGTCTGGTGAGCGACAGCGTCGAGCCCAGCCCCACACACAGCCCCAGCTGAGACGTCAGAGCACCGGTCCTACGAACCGCATGAGACACCCAGAGGGGAGCCGAGGTTGCTGGCAGAGCGGAAATCCGACTGTCCCTTTCAAGCAAGGACTggagttgggggaagggggcaactGACCATTTTATCCAGCCTGGCCATGCCGTTGGGCATCAAACCTGCATTCTCAACCAAGCATCCTTATAAACAGACTTCCTTCCTGGATCCGggaaatgggaaacattttaggaggtgttgtttttttcttatcCAGGGTTCAGGAAAAAGCCACCCCCTCAGCAGAAGCTGGGAGAATCAACTGCTgaagaaaccttttttaaaaaatgaagcagtgtatattatatatatatatatatattgtatacgGTTGAGTGTGTTCAAAGGCAGTTGCCTTTGAGGTGGCCCACTTCAGGCATCTAACAGCTGCACCTGCCCagccttcaggggaggggagaaaagataCGGCCGTCCAACAGAGCGCCAGTTGTGTTTGCAGCCAGAAAGGACACTGTGAAATTATGGGATGCTCTGAAGGCAAAATTAtgatgggggagagggaaggaagaaccATAAGCCCCCGCAGGTTGAGATTCCTTGCAATCTTCATGGTGAATATTTGCACAAAGAACTGAGGTGACCAAGGACGGTGGGTGTCTGTCTCCTTTCTGAGAACTTGAGGCAACATGGAAGTTTGGAGAAGGGGTGTGAGGCAAGAAGCAGGTGGGGGACGGAAGCATTCAAgattccctttttctttcatgcccctccccttctgcttcCCCCATTCTCACATCGCCTCGTTCAAGCAAACCTTGTTGCTGCAGAAAGGAGTTCTGGTCACCTCTGTTTTTCTGGGTTCCAAAAGCCTCCGTCTTCCACCGGAGCCCACTAATCGAACATAACTTCCCCCACTGATTCTCCTGCATGTCGTTACCCCAATAGAACATCCTGTTAGCAGAAGCAAGAGCGCAAATGGGGAAGGAGCAAATTCAGAGACCCGGATTGTTGGGGACCTGGCTTGCAAGAAAAGCACAACCGGGCACCTCCATCTGCTCCAGCACGGCACAGTGACGGGCAGTCTTAAGAATGCACTAGTAGTGGACAGAACTGcagcctgccccctgccccccccccccacctgagaaaCTGTTATGGGTCAGCAGCTGGGGAAACTCTGTAAAGAGTCAATgggaaacattaaaacagcataagGAGATGACCTTTAAATGGTAAGATTTGTTGAAGTTTCTTGTTCCGCTTCAAGCCGTAGAGTCAGCAAAATTTCACTACTGCAAGATTATCAGGAGTTGTATGTTATTGGAAAACTGCCAGTTCTTaaccccttctcttccttttccaacTAAATGGTAAAATCTCATTCCGGAAATCCTTGGAATAACAATAGGGTCAAGTATCAATGAATGCAACTGACACAATTTTGCATGGTGAAGCAGAAGAAACGAGCTGAGCTGGGTCGTAAcatggtaaaggtaaagtttccccttcagtcgtgttcgaccctggggtaccacagcatgcagtgattttataggcaagccgcttttgtagggtagtttgccattgctttccccggctattctttaccccctagctatgagctaggtactcatttaccgaccaagaaacggatggatggctgagttgaccatgagccagctgccaagatatctgacccacagggggctcaaactcctgactgtgggagtggcagtgcaagcacttaacgactatgccacgcagctcccTTATAATAtggagcactggcgtaatgccaaggtgggcagctgcccagggcatcaccttgtggggggcatcaaaatgctgggttcgtttttgggtattttagtggttttccatttttggcctgcagggggcgcagtttttaggctagcggcaccaaaatctcagcgtatcatcaggagactgtccttatgatgccccccaagtttggtgaggtttggttcaggaagtccaaagttatggactcccaaagggggtgcccctatcccccattgtttccaatgggagctaataggagacgggggctacagttttgagggtccataactttggcccccctgaaccaaactgcaccatacctgggaggtatcattagggcagtctccttatgagaccctgaaagttatgtgactgtgccttcagaaatgtgcccccccccccagcctgcaacccccgttgacagcaatgcagaaaactctatgcagaacaaagattcttgggcaatttTCGAGAtgctcttgcagggagggcattcttggacgttaTGTttttagcaccaaaatttcaaggtgcAGTCCCAAAGTTGCATGGACCCCTCAAAGGAGTAGCGccacccatctccttagcaaagaatctGGGATGGGgcgcccccctttgagggtccataact
Encoded here:
- the RUNDC3A gene encoding RUN domain-containing protein 3A isoform X2 codes for the protein MDPNCRQSSMALALSSKKASSRNVAVERKNLITVCRFSVKTLLEKYTTEPIDDSSEEFVNFAAILEHILSHRFKGDHGPVSWFSSDGQRGFWDYIRLACSKVPNNCLSSIENMENISTSRAKGRAWIRVALMEKRMSEYIATALRDTRTTRRFYDDGAIMLREESTVLTGMLIGLSAIDFSFCLKGEIMDGKTPVVIDYTPYLKFTQSYDYLSDEEERRSLESSTSEDSSPDHPYLPLMAVEDSWYNKWRKMEQKFRIVYAQKGYLEELVRLRESQLKDLEAENRRLQLRLEEVKVQNQLEKRELEGVILELQEQLTGLIPSENSQFTQLSKEMAAPLVNQWPSLGTLNGSEARSEAKMYRRHSFMSTDQLSAEISLSSDSQRLGEGKREGEPWGPLGKDPTPSMLGLCGSLASLPSCKSLASLKSNECLVSDSVEPSPTHSPS
- the RUNDC3A gene encoding RUN domain-containing protein 3A isoform X1, which translates into the protein MDPNCRQSSMALALSSKKASSRNVAVERKNLITVCRFSVKTLLEKYTTEPIDDSSEEFVNFAAILEHILSHRFKGDHGPVSWFSSDGQRGFWDYIRLACSKVPNNCLSSIENMENISTSRAKGRAWIRVALMEKRMSEYIATALRDTRTTRRFYDDGAIMLREESTVLTGMLIGLSAIDFSFCLKGEIMDGKTPVVIDYTPYLKFTQSYDYLSDEEERRSLESSTSEDSSPDHPYLPLMAVEDSWYNKWRKMEQKFRIVYAQKGYLEELVRLRESQLKDLEAENRRLQLRLEEVKVQNQLEKRELEGVILELQEQLLPPSHSALRTGLIPSENSQFTQLSKEMAAPLVNQWPSLGTLNGSEARSEAKMYRRHSFMSTDQLSAEISLSSDSQRLGEGKREGEPWGPLGKDPTPSMLGLCGSLASLPSCKSLASLKSNECLVSDSVEPSPTHSPS